One genomic window of Canis aureus isolate CA01 chromosome 15, VMU_Caureus_v.1.0, whole genome shotgun sequence includes the following:
- the LOC144285001 gene encoding prolactin-inducible protein homolog: protein MHLLQLLFRAGPAILLLAFCLQFRTNKAEEDTRKVLSMEVQMPRKAAPNEEISVTVIVQTELRECMVIQCSLLSRNPMEGPFNYVYTACLCDSNPRTFYWDFGVNKTMSIIALTHIIDKEDICPFKAVVPNGPKYFYMVKNITVS from the exons ATGCACCTTCTCCAGCTCCTGTTCAGAGCCGGCCCTGCCATTCTGCTCCTGGCTTTCTGTCTGCAGTTCAGGACCAACAAAGCTGAGGAAGACAC CCGAAAAGTGTTATCAATGGAAGTGCAGATGCCCAGAAAAGCAGCACCAAATGAAGAAATCTCTGTGACAGTTATAGTTCAAACAGAATTGAGAGAATGTATGGTG atTCAATGTTCCCTCCTAAGTCGCAATCCAATGGAAGGGCCTTTTAACTATGTTTACACTGCCTGTCTCTGTGACAGTAATCCAAGAACTTTCTACTGGGACTTCGGAGTCAATA AAACGATGTCAATAATAGCATTGACCCACATTATTGATAAAGAAGATATCTGCCCTTTCAAAGCAGTGGTGCCCAATggaccaaaatatttttatatggtgAAGAACATAACAGTATCTTGA